The following proteins are co-located in the Triplophysa dalaica isolate WHDGS20190420 chromosome 2, ASM1584641v1, whole genome shotgun sequence genome:
- the dleu7 gene encoding leukemia-associated protein 7: MGRCFLTHQIDALNILHELQTHKKTRSCDGDGARQSGVAPVRRCESRRLKTIAERARESCVTRLIDILTRLISIEEDLIKCASQHERSSLRSKDSVDLKNICLRMALGEDASCSDRDVKELRDCLRLIVSNLLASVQDENSLPSTMTRHKLREISNSFPDI; encoded by the exons ATGGGACGCTGCTTCTTAACGCATCAGATCGATGCCTTGAATATTCTCCATGAGCTgcaaacacacaagaaaacgCGGAGCTGCGATGGAGACGGCGCGCGTCAGTCTGGGGTAGCACCTGTCCGCAGGTGCGAGTCGCGCAGGTTGAAGACCATCGCggagagagcgcgagagagcTGCGTCACCCGACTCATCGATATATTGACGCGGCTGATTTCTATAGAAGAAGACTTGATCAAATGCGCTTCTCAGCACGAAAGAAGTTCGCTCAGGAGCAAG GACAGCGTTGACCTAAAGAACATCTGCTTAAGGATGGCTCTCGGTGAAGATGCTTCGTGCTCGGATAGAGACGTGAAGGAACTTCGAGATTGTCTTCGGCTCATCGTCAGCAATTTGCTCGCAAGTGTGCAAGATGAGAACAGTCTGCCCTCCACCATGACCAGACACAAGCTGAGAGAAATATCCAACTCCTTCCCTGATATCTGA
- the agpat3 gene encoding 1-acyl-sn-glycerol-3-phosphate acyltransferase gamma — translation MGLLAWVKSLFILHLLIGFVFVVSGLIINFTQLCTCVLWPFNKQLYRKINTRLSYSLWSQLVMLLEWWSDTECTLYTDQATVDKFGKEHVIIILNHNFEIDFLCGWTICERYGVLGSSKVLAKHELLKVPLIGWTWYFLEIVFCKRSWDEDRETVFSGLNRLKDYPEYMWFLLYCEGTRFTEKKHQISMQVAESKGLPKLKYHLLPRTKGFTTTLHCLKGTVKAVYDVTLNFKDKQNPTLLGILNGKKYKADMSVRRFPVEEIPDDEKECADWLHKLYQEKDKLQENYEKEGCYPGPTIKPKRRLWTLLNFLFWATVLLSPLINFAWDVFVSGSPLLIIGFMIFLIVSSVAVRRLIGVTEVKKTGSSYGNIEAKKEN, via the exons ATGGGTCTGTTAGCATGGGTAAAGAGCCTGTTCATCCTGCATCTCTTGATCGGCTTTGTGTTCGTGGTGAGCGGACTCATCATTAACTTCACACAGCTATGCACCTGCGTGTTGTGGCCCTTCAACAAACAACTTTACCGCAAGATCAACACCAGACTCTCCTACTCACTATGGAGCC AGTTGGTGATGTTGCTGGAGTGGTGGTCTGACACAGAGTGTACGCTGTACACCGATCAGGCCACAGTTGATAAGTTCGGTAAGGAGCATGTGATCATCATCCTCAACCACAACTTTGAGATCGACTTCTTGTGTGGATGGACCATATGTGAGAGATACGGCGTGCTGGGG AGCTCAAAGGTTCTGGCTAAACATGAACTGCTGAAAGtgcctctgattggctggacGTGGTACTTCCTGGAAATCGTCTTCTGCAAAAGGAGCTGGGATGAGGACAGGGAAACCGTCTTCAGTGGGCTTAACCGTCTCAAAGATTACCCAGAATACATGTGG TTCCTGTTGTACTGCGAAGGAACCCGGTTTACGGAAAAGAAACATCAGATAAGCATGCAGGTGGCTGAGTCGAAAGGCCTCCCCAAACTGAAATATCACCTGCTGCCCCGCACCAAAGGATTCACAACGACTCTGCATTGCCTGAAGGGAACAG TGAAAGCTGTGTATGATGTTACACTGAACTTCAAAGACAAACAGAACCCAACCCTGCTGGGCATTCTCAATGGAAAGAAATACAAAGCCGACATGAGCGTCAG ACGCTTTCCTGTGGAGGAGATTCCAGATGATGAAAAGGAGTGTGCTGATTGGTTACACAAGCTCTACCAAGAGAAG GATAAGTTACAAGAAAATTATGAGAAGGAGGGATGTTACCCGGGACCCACCATTAAACCCAAACGGCGACTTTGGACGCTGCTGAACTTCCTATTCTGGGCGACTGTTCTGCTTTCTCCGCTTATTAACTTCGCCTGGGACGTCTTTGTCAGCGGCTCACCCCTCCTCATCATCGGCTTCATGATTTTCCTCATTGTCT CTTCTGTAGCAGTCCGTCGGCTCATCGGAGTAACCGAAGTCAAGAAAACCGGCTCCAGCTACGGCAACATCGAGGCCAAGAAAGAAAACTGA
- the pdxkb gene encoding pyridoxal (pyridoxine, vitamin B6) kinase b has translation MECRVLSIQSHVVRGYVGNKSASFPLQVLGFEVDSINSVQFSNHTGYAHWKGQVLTADELHVLYEGIKLNNVNHYDYVLTGYTRDTSFLEMVVDIIQELKRANPNLVYVCDPVLGDHGSMYVPQNLHPVYRNKVVPVADIITPNQFEAELLTGKNISTEKDAVEVMDLLHKMGPDTVVITSSDLPPRLGDRFLVSFGSKRILMPDGTRTTQRIRIEVPKVDAVFVGTGDLFAAMLLAWTHHYPTDLKTACEKTFSVMHHVIQRTISFAHEMAGPGRRPSPAQLELRMVQSKADIEDPAIVMEATIL, from the exons GTCTTGGGCTTTGAGGTGGACTCTATCAACTCTGTTCAATTTTCTAACCACACAG GTTACGCTCACTGGAAGGGGCAGGTGTTGACAGCGGATGAGCTTCACGTCTTGTATGAGGGGATCAAACTCAACAATGTCAACCACTATGACTACGTACTCACAG GTTACACTAGAGATACATCATTTCTGGAGATGGTGGTTGATATTATACAGGAGCTGAAAAGAGCAAATCCTAACCTTGTATATG TTTGTGACCCTGTGCTGGGTGACCACGGTTCAATG TATGTCCCACAGAATCTGCATCCAGTGTACAGGAATAAAGTGGTGCCGGTGGCTGATATCATTACACCGAACCAGTTTGAGGCCGA GCTGTTGACAGGGAAGAATAttagcacagagaaagatgctGTTGAG gtgaTGGATCTGCTGCATAAGATGGGTCCAGACACCGTGGTCATAACCAGCTCGGATCTTCCCCCTCGTCTCGGAGACAGATTTCTGGTGTCTTTCGGCAGTAAGAGGATTT TGATGCCAGACGGCACGAGGACGACCCAGCGGATCCGAATAGAGGTGCCAAAGGTGGACGCCGTGTTTGTGGGCACCGGCGATCTGTTTGCCGCCATGCTGCTGGCCTGGACCCACCATTACCCAACAGACCTGAAG acGGCATGCGAGAAGACTTTCTCAGTTATGCACCATGTCATTCAGAGGACTATCTCCTTTGCTCACG AGATGGCAGGCCCCGGTAGAAGACCCAGCCCGGCCCAGCTGGAGTTACGCATGGTCCAGAGCAAAGCCGACATAGAAGATCCAGCCATAGTGATGGAGGCTACGATTCTATAG